In a genomic window of Corynebacterium choanae:
- the fdxA gene encoding ferredoxin, with amino-acid sequence MTYVIAQPCVDVMDKACVEECPVDCIYEGKRTLYIHPDECVDCGACEPVCPVEAIFYEDDVPDEWIDYIDANVAFFDDLGSPGGAEAIGPQDFDVPWISELPPQNQE; translated from the coding sequence ATGACTTACGTGATTGCGCAGCCTTGCGTCGACGTCATGGACAAGGCGTGCGTGGAAGAATGCCCCGTCGACTGCATTTACGAGGGGAAGCGGACCCTTTATATCCATCCGGACGAATGTGTGGACTGTGGCGCCTGTGAACCGGTTTGCCCGGTTGAAGCTATCTTCTACGAAGATGATGTCCCTGATGAATGGATTGATTATATCGACGCTAACGTGGCGTTTTTCGATGATCTTGGTTCCCCCGGTGGGGCTGAAGCAATCGGTCCGCAAGACTTCGATGTCCCGTGGATTAGCGAACTGCCGCCACAAAACCAGGAATAG
- a CDS encoding ABC transporter substrate-binding protein, which translates to MGTTKQVFTIDSHRREQQQHWFARRRWWQRALTVLSVSVLVASCAMPEPELVDEAEPTTPTSTVSTVPVVPRGTLVVGIDPITSGLNPHLASDRNDFVVTLSDLVLPSAFVHGKLNEDFIVAFSADTYPTAAAPGTTQATAAPNDAAQSDSQTLPADPPGGGQTTAENQAAPDPAHNDASSTEAAADTAAEAVQVAQRLHYEIDPRAQWSDGTPITGNDFVYLWQSIINTPDALDYAAYSRIADIAVSDGGTSVDVTLRAPLADPSVLFTHLLPSHLLTPREVSFHDALQNEIPASAGKFLVSHIDQFRGAVELHRNDRYWGPHPSPLDRLDFVEVDHPTQVGSMLRSKQLAAIDLTAAPTMIEQLALLPDVTVTPAFGVVADLQLSLSVSSPILYTSEIRGELAGLLDYDQIGRIVSRGIAGSLRERPSLVAPLIDQLADVSLPEEFVSANFYDQQGRALAEVPFRNTQTAATTTTHGGTQSSAADPESASDTQSTPPKKALATAVRQAGRAVVIGADADDEQAVTAAEVIADQLSRVGIPAKTYRATVAEATGVLLPAGTIDAFVAWQQPTTNPVLLADRYSCPAVAHSAMVDDALLPPSISDEEAAAGSRLQQEATTTSPSPRSASDGEPVGQDQADNAVPDGSMDNALAGDAAAHDNEAAAHDNSVTATTDDSGARAEGTLPPEGSAAGSVLIARHSNFSGLCDPGLDGDIHRLLAGEVAFDEVAQAAADVANREHAIIPLLRRPRVWVTGSALDLINPIPTAFRPLIDDRTVLRPTNR; encoded by the coding sequence GTGGGTACAACCAAGCAAGTGTTTACTATCGACTCCCATCGACGAGAGCAACAGCAGCACTGGTTTGCACGCCGCCGCTGGTGGCAGCGGGCGCTGACCGTGCTCAGCGTCAGTGTGCTGGTTGCAAGCTGTGCTATGCCGGAGCCGGAACTTGTCGACGAAGCCGAACCAACAACCCCAACATCCACAGTCTCTACGGTGCCAGTGGTGCCGCGCGGCACACTGGTTGTTGGTATTGATCCGATCACTAGCGGGCTCAATCCCCACCTGGCTAGTGATCGCAATGATTTTGTTGTTACTTTGAGCGATCTGGTGCTGCCCAGCGCCTTTGTGCATGGCAAGCTCAATGAAGATTTCATTGTCGCGTTTTCTGCTGACACGTACCCCACAGCAGCGGCACCTGGTACAACACAAGCCACTGCCGCGCCGAATGACGCTGCACAATCCGATAGTCAAACCTTGCCAGCAGACCCGCCCGGTGGCGGACAAACCACAGCAGAAAACCAAGCTGCTCCTGACCCGGCACACAATGATGCATCCTCCACCGAGGCGGCGGCAGATACCGCTGCGGAAGCCGTGCAGGTAGCGCAGCGTCTGCACTATGAGATTGATCCGCGGGCGCAATGGTCTGATGGCACCCCGATTACTGGTAATGATTTCGTCTACTTGTGGCAGTCGATCATCAACACCCCTGACGCGCTTGATTATGCCGCCTATTCGCGGATTGCTGATATTGCGGTCAGTGACGGCGGCACTTCGGTGGATGTGACGCTGCGTGCCCCACTTGCTGACCCTTCCGTTTTATTTACCCATTTGCTGCCGTCGCATCTGCTCACCCCACGAGAGGTGAGTTTTCATGATGCGCTCCAAAACGAGATTCCCGCTTCGGCGGGGAAATTCCTCGTTTCCCATATTGACCAGTTCCGTGGTGCAGTCGAGTTGCATCGCAATGACCGGTATTGGGGTCCACATCCTTCCCCGTTGGATCGACTCGATTTCGTCGAGGTTGATCATCCCACCCAGGTGGGTTCCATGCTGCGGTCGAAGCAACTTGCCGCAATTGATCTCACCGCGGCGCCGACGATGATTGAGCAGCTTGCTTTACTCCCTGATGTGACAGTGACCCCAGCGTTTGGGGTAGTCGCTGATCTGCAGCTTTCGCTTTCGGTTTCTTCGCCGATTTTGTACACCAGTGAGATTCGCGGGGAGCTTGCTGGCCTTTTAGATTATGACCAAATCGGCAGGATTGTGTCCCGGGGGATTGCGGGATCTTTGCGGGAACGACCGTCACTGGTGGCACCGTTGATTGACCAGTTAGCTGACGTCTCGTTACCGGAAGAATTTGTGAGCGCCAACTTCTATGATCAACAAGGTCGTGCCCTTGCCGAGGTGCCGTTTAGGAACACTCAGACTGCGGCAACTACGACCACCCACGGTGGAACACAGTCCTCAGCAGCTGATCCTGAGTCTGCCAGTGATACACAGTCAACACCGCCGAAAAAAGCGTTGGCTACTGCGGTACGTCAAGCAGGGCGGGCGGTGGTTATCGGCGCTGACGCCGATGATGAGCAAGCGGTCACTGCCGCTGAGGTGATCGCTGACCAATTAAGCCGGGTGGGGATTCCGGCAAAAACGTATCGTGCCACGGTCGCTGAAGCGACCGGGGTGTTACTTCCGGCCGGCACCATTGATGCGTTTGTCGCCTGGCAGCAGCCAACCACGAATCCGGTGCTGCTCGCTGACCGGTATAGTTGTCCGGCTGTAGCGCACAGTGCGATGGTCGACGATGCGTTATTGCCACCATCGATAAGCGACGAAGAAGCTGCTGCAGGATCACGCCTACAGCAGGAGGCCACCACCACCTCGCCTTCGCCTCGAAGCGCTTCAGATGGTGAACCAGTGGGGCAAGATCAGGCGGATAACGCTGTCCCTGATGGATCGATGGATAACGCCCTGGCGGGGGATGCTGCTGCACACGATAACGAGGCTGCTGCACACGATAACTCCGTTACGGCAACAACCGACGACAGTGGTGCACGTGCTGAGGGAACCCTGCCGCCGGAAGGCTCAGCGGCAGGAAGCGTGTTGATTGCCCGGCATAGCAATTTCAGTGGTTTGTGTGACCCGGGTCTTGACGGTGATATTCATCGCCTGCTGGCTGGGGAAGTTGCGTTTGATGAGGTCGCCCAAGCAGCTGCTGATGTCGCCAACCGGGAACATGCGATCATTCCGCTGCTGCGGCGTCCACGGGTGTGGGTGACTGGCAGTGCGCTTGATCTTATTAATCCGATTCCGACTGCGTTTCGTCCACTTATCGACGATCGCACAGTGCTGCGGCCTACGAATCGATAA
- the dapC gene encoding succinyldiaminopimelate transaminase, whose amino-acid sequence MSHPPRQPRGAVLPDFPWDTIAAEKTRAANHPAGLINLSVGAPVDPVAPSIQLALAENGHDGGYPTTHGTPALREALAKHMATRYNMTGIAPDNILPCIGTKELIAGLPTLLGVGEGHTVVIPEIAYPTYEVAALLSGARIARADSLLKLGPSSPTLMFINTPGNPTGKVLGQAHLQKVVEFSRSRDCIVASDECYLGLGYDPDNPPVSILDERVSGGDHRNLLAIHSLSKTSNMAGYRAGWITGDPALIAELLAIRKHTGFMVPTPIQAAMIAAVEDADQEWLQHQRYAQRREVLIPALTQAGFTIDNSEAGLYLWITRGESSRDTLAWFAERGILVAPGDFYGPRGKDHVRVALTGTLEQMHAAADRIVATDR is encoded by the coding sequence ATGAGTCATCCGCCACGCCAGCCACGGGGAGCAGTACTTCCCGATTTCCCTTGGGACACTATTGCTGCTGAGAAAACACGGGCCGCAAACCATCCAGCAGGCCTGATTAATCTTTCTGTCGGCGCCCCAGTTGATCCGGTTGCCCCTTCGATTCAACTTGCGCTCGCCGAGAACGGCCACGATGGCGGATATCCCACTACACACGGCACACCGGCGCTGCGGGAAGCGCTCGCCAAGCACATGGCGACCCGGTACAACATGACCGGGATTGCCCCGGATAATATTCTGCCCTGCATCGGCACAAAGGAACTGATTGCCGGGCTTCCCACACTTCTTGGTGTTGGGGAAGGGCATACTGTTGTCATCCCAGAGATCGCCTACCCCACCTATGAGGTGGCGGCACTGTTATCAGGTGCTCGGATCGCCCGGGCTGATTCGTTGCTGAAACTCGGACCGTCCTCGCCGACGCTGATGTTTATCAACACTCCCGGTAATCCCACCGGCAAAGTGCTGGGACAGGCCCATTTGCAAAAAGTTGTGGAATTTTCCCGTAGCCGCGACTGTATTGTGGCATCGGATGAATGCTATCTGGGATTAGGCTACGACCCTGACAATCCGCCGGTATCTATTTTGGATGAGCGCGTCAGTGGGGGTGATCACCGTAACCTGTTGGCGATCCATTCGCTGTCGAAGACGTCGAATATGGCCGGCTACCGGGCAGGCTGGATTACCGGCGACCCTGCGCTGATCGCGGAGCTGTTAGCGATTAGGAAACACACCGGGTTTATGGTGCCAACCCCTATTCAGGCAGCGATGATTGCAGCAGTTGAAGATGCTGATCAAGAATGGTTGCAACACCAGCGCTACGCGCAGCGTCGCGAAGTGCTTATCCCGGCGCTTACCCAAGCCGGGTTTACCATCGACAATTCGGAAGCTGGTCTGTATCTGTGGATCACCCGTGGGGAATCCTCCCGGGACACACTTGCTTGGTTTGCGGAGCGCGGCATTCTGGTAGCCCCAGGGGACTTCTACGGTCCACGCGGCAAAGACCACGTCCGTGTCGCACTCACCGGCACCTTGGAGCAAATGCACGCGGCTGCCGATCGTATTGTCGCAACCGACAGGTAA
- the mshB gene encoding N-acetyl-1-D-myo-inositol-2-amino-2-deoxy-alpha-D-glucopyranoside deacetylase, translated as MRDLTGQSIIAVHAHPDDEAIWTGGLLAQLARRGADVTVVTCTLGEQGEVISDPLQGLVADHADQLGGYRHTELQQSLAALQVRGCYLGGIGTYRDSGMVGDAANSHPRAFIHSGEQAVEDLVAIIDRLRPSLLVTYGPDGGYGHPDHIRAHEITHAAVAQLLASSAHTGDDSLHTYAQSIRILWAVTWQPALETGSRAIAAAPDGWRIPQPEEIACVADADIAIALDEADCAAKIAAMKAHATQLWIADGTTAVTRPAPAYATVTDFSTVCGVFALSNLITQPLLRREYYQLGAGPALSHSGSTPLSPASGQPPHLVDSADLFLR; from the coding sequence GTGCGTGATCTCACGGGGCAATCGATCATTGCTGTGCATGCACATCCGGATGACGAGGCGATTTGGACAGGTGGCTTGCTGGCGCAACTTGCCCGCCGCGGAGCCGATGTCACGGTGGTGACCTGTACGCTCGGGGAGCAGGGGGAAGTGATCAGCGACCCGTTGCAAGGCTTGGTCGCCGATCATGCGGATCAACTCGGCGGATATCGGCACACTGAACTGCAGCAGTCGCTGGCCGCATTGCAGGTTCGTGGCTGCTATCTCGGAGGGATTGGCACCTATCGGGACTCGGGAATGGTAGGGGATGCGGCCAATAGCCATCCGCGGGCGTTTATTCACAGTGGTGAGCAGGCAGTCGAGGATCTTGTCGCGATTATCGACCGGTTACGACCGTCACTGTTGGTGACCTACGGTCCCGATGGTGGCTATGGTCATCCGGATCATATTCGTGCCCATGAAATCACTCACGCCGCGGTTGCTCAACTTCTTGCATCGTCGGCACATACCGGCGACGACTCGCTGCACACGTATGCGCAATCGATTCGGATTTTGTGGGCGGTGACTTGGCAGCCAGCATTGGAAACAGGAAGTCGTGCTATTGCTGCAGCCCCTGATGGGTGGCGCATCCCACAACCAGAGGAGATCGCCTGCGTTGCGGATGCTGATATCGCTATCGCGTTGGATGAGGCGGATTGTGCGGCAAAAATCGCGGCGATGAAAGCCCATGCCACACAGTTGTGGATTGCTGACGGTACCACTGCAGTCACCCGCCCGGCGCCGGCATATGCGACAGTGACAGATTTCTCCACCGTGTGTGGCGTGTTTGCATTATCAAACTTGATCACCCAGCCACTATTGCGGCGGGAATATTATCAACTCGGGGCAGGTCCTGCCCTGTCACACAGTGGCTCAACACCGCTTAGCCCTGCGTCAGGACAACCTCCACACCTGGTAGATTCAGCGGATCTTTTCTTGCGCTAG